Within the Heliomicrobium undosum genome, the region CTGGAGAAGACGCTGCCCCACCTGTTCACGCTCTGGGGCAGGGCGGTCTATCTGGAAACGGCGGTGGATGGGAAGCGGATTCAGTTTAGTTATAATGGGGAGAAGGTGCAGAGGAAGTATTTGTAATCGGGGAAAAGGGGTAGAAGCTCTTGAGGATTTGCCATCGACGTGAGAGTCGATGGTTTTGTTTTGTGTAAAAATTGGAGGAAATTATCAGCTGTTGACGAATGATACCTGAAAGGGGATTTTCGAGAGGAAGCCGCGTCATTATTAGGTTTTTCTAGTATGTTCCCCGCGTGCGCGGGGGTGTACCACCAGCTTGTGTCTTGCTTGTTTCATTGGTTCCATGTTCCCCGCGTGCGCGGGGGTGTACCGGCTTGCATGTCCTGGGCGAATGTTGCAGATGAATGTTCCCCGCGTGCGCGGGGGTGTACCGGCAACTGGTCCAACTCTTCGGGTTTAATTCCCATGTTCCCCGCGTGCGCGGGGGTGTACCGGCAGACACGCCGACAGTGGCCACCAGCAAGGCATGTTCCCCGCGTGCGCGGGGGTGTACCGCGTTGTGGGCAGTTTTCCGGTGACCACTTGATATGTTCCCCGCGTGCGCGGGGGTGTACCGAAGTAGATTTAGATAAGTTTATAAAATATTGCATGTTCCCCGCGTGCGCGGGGGTGTACCGTCAGCGCCGCCCCCGGAAACCCAAGTCGATCGATGTTCCCCGCGTGCGCGGGGGTGTACCGGAACGCTGCAGTTCATCCGGGAGCAGGAAAGCATGTTCCCCGCGTGCGCGGGGGTGTACCGTCAACAGCGGGCACATTATCGATCAGCAGGAGATGTTCCCCGCGTGCGCGGGGGTGTACCGGAAAATCAACAGGGTGATCTGCCCGTCCTTTTATGTTCCCCGCGTGCGCGGGGGTGTACCGTGCAGGGAGTATGGGATCAAACTGCGCGTTGCATGTTCCCCGCGTGCGCGGGGGTGTACCGATGCTATGTTATTAGCAAATGTTCTTCGAGATATGTTCCCCGCGTGCGCGGGGGTGTACCGGCATTCGCCGCCTCCCAGGGCTACGACCTGGTATGTTCCCCGCGTGCGCGGGGGTGTACCGATTCCGCTCGCAGAGTGGCAGGCGCTGCGCTTATGTTCCCCGCGTGCGCGGGGGTGTACCGGCTGAAGGCATTGGGGAATGCCGTGGTTCCGTATGTTCCCCGCGTGCGCGGGGGTGTACCGGATTCCGGGGACGCGGCGCTGCTCGTCGAGTTATGTTCCCCGCGTGCGCGGGGGTGTACCGCCATGGATATCAAATTACTGGAGGCGTTGTCAAATGTTCCCCGCGTGCGCGGGGGTGTACCGTTCTCCAGGACCACCCTTGATGACTTTGATCCATGTTCCCCGCGTGCGCGGGGGTGTACCGACGTGTTCGCGCGTTGTAATATCAGCCGGTTGCATGTTCCCCGCGTGCGCGGGGGTGTACCGATATCGCCCGGGCTTGCGATGGCGGCGTATTTATGTTCCCCGCGTGCGCGGGGGTGTACCGCAAGACACCGGGGCGAAATGGTACGGACCCGCATGTTCCCCGCGTGCGCGGGGGTGTACCGCAGAGCACGCCCTGCTTACATACCAGGAAAATCATGTTCCCCGCGTGCGCGGGGGTGTACCGTGGATTGACGAGCCGCACAAGGTCATCCGGGCATGTTCCCTGCGTGCGCGGGGGTGTACCGTCAATAAAGAAAGCTTTGATATCGTCCCAATTCATGTTCCCCGCGTGCGCGGGGGTGTACCGAGAAGATCCGCGAACTGAAACAAGAGAAGGGCCATGTTCCCCGCGGTGTGCCGCCCGAACCGAAAAAAGCTGAAGAACCGACCGAAACCATGTTCCCCGCGTGCGCGGGGGTGTACCGCGGTGACGCTGGACGTAGCGGTGAAGTAACCATGTTCCCCGCGCACGCCGGGGTGTACCGTACAACGTTCACCATTCCAACGAAAATCCCAGTATGTTCCCCGCACACGTGGGTGTGTAACGTAAAGGGGCGAACGCGTGATGGCCGATCACGGAATATTCCTCGTGCACACGGGGGTGTACCGAGAAGCCGCCTCTAACAGCGGTGACCGTCTCCATGCTTCCCGCTCTCGGGGTGAACAGTTGTGGATGCGGGCTTTGGACAAGTTTGGTACATGTTCCCCGCGAACGCGGTTTTATGCTCCGGGTTGGACCGGCATATAGACGGTTGTGGATGAGAAGAAGAATCATTTTAGCTGTAAAGGTGAAAAAGTCCAGAGGAAGTATTTCGAGAAAATAACAACAAACTGGGATCACCGATAAGGTTCTATGCTAGCGAACTTTTTTTGCATGTAAAAAATGGAGGGAAATAAAAGGTTTTGAAGAATAGATAATTTCGAGTGGAACAAATTGAAAAAACTCTTGGGTGAACCAAAAGGGGGATTTTACTCCCCCTTTCCGCTCCTTCCGTTCGGCTTCGATGGACATTATGCTGCCTGTGCGCGCGGGAGTGAAATAATACAGCTCACCCCCGGGTACTCATGGGTTTTATGCCTCTGAGCGAGTGAAAGCGTACCGCTGATAACCGGACTGGTGCAGGAACCCCCTAAGATGCTCGCATACGCGGGGGTAACCCCTTGCCCATTACTAAGCGCTATTCCGAAAACGGGAAGAAACAAAGTAGTGCTTGATTTTTCAATGCAGTTTTGCGCTAGGGGTGTTTTCATGGGAACTCAAGAAACCGCGCATCCCCCCTGTGAGCTAGAACAGCTATTGTCCCCCTGGGGAAAGGCGAAATCGAATGATTTCTCCAATTATCACCCGATTCTTTATCACATGGCAGATGTCGCGCATGTCGCCCATCTTCTGTATCAAAGTATATTAACACCTTCAGTGAGACGAATCATCGCAGCCGAACTTGGGTTAACTGAATCTCAGACAGGGAGATTTATTTCATTACTCGCCGGTGAACATGATATTGGTAAAGTATCTTCGTTTCAGTTTCGCTCTCCTATTGTGAAGGAGATATTGGCGAATACGGAATTGAACATAGTGCATCCCGATTACCAACCCCATGGTGTAATCACCGAATACGTCTTATCAAGAATCGATGAACCCTGCATTACCGGTTGGAACTGCGGGAAACGGCTGAAGAGAGCATTGGCGCGGCTTACAGCCGGTCATCACGGTAGATTTCCTAAAGATACGCAATTGAGCCTGGGAAGAAACGCAGACGGGGGGGAGCCCTGGGCAAAAATACGAAAAAATTTGCTTTTTCAACTTACTCGTATGTTCGAAGAAGCTCCGCCAATTGAAATCAAGGTTTCGGATCTGACAGAAGCCGGGCTTGTGCCAATCATCGCAGGGTTGATAACGGTTGCAGATTGGATCGCGTCGTCAGAAGCCTTTTTCCCCTATGAACCCCTGCAACCCATTCACGAATACCCCGCAATATCGCGTGCGCGCGCTGAAAAAGCCGTATCTTCGGTCGGATGGAAACAGACCATCGATAAGGTAACCACCCATGAGCGAACCGCCGCATCTTTTGAAGAACTCTTTGGTTTTTCGCCAAACGAAATGCAGAAAACGGTGGCGGACATCGTAGAGGTTTCCGATTGTCCAAAACTGATCATCATCGAAGCGGCCATGGGCGAGGGAAAAACGGAAGCCGCGCTGTATGTGGTCGAACGTCTTTTGGCGCAAGGATTTGCCCAGGGGATGTACCTGGCGCTCCCAACGCTTGCCACATCGAATGCGATGTTTGACCGAGTTCGAGACTATCTGGGGAAAAAAGCGGCCCAGAACTCGGTTCGGTTCAATTTGCAACTTGTACATTCAGGAAAACTATTATCAGACTCTTTTGAAGAACTCAGAATGGCCACCATTGATGAAAGCGATGAGGGAAACGTCGTCGCAGAGGAATGGTTTGTCGGTCAAAAGAGATCCCTTTTGGCACCGTTCGGCGTCGGCACCATCGACCAGGCGCTGTTGGGAACCTTACAAGTCAAGCATTGGTTTGTCCGCCTCTTTGGTTTGGCGGGAAAAGTCGTCATCGTAGATGAAGTGCACGCCTACGACGTTTATACCAACGAGTTACTAAAAAATCTGTTGTCCTGGCTGAGGCGAATCGGCTGTACGGTGCTCCTCTTATCTGCAACATTGCCCCATGAGAAACGAGGCCAGCTTCTTCAAGCCTGGGGGGCGGTACAATATAGCGAATATTGCGCCTATCCTCGTGTAACCGTCGTTCAGCAGGACAGATCGTTGACCAAGACATTTTCACCGCCAGCCAAGAAACAACCGGTCAAGATGACCTTTCATAAGACAAACCCCACTGCGCTCGCCGTCATGATTGACAAGGAATTGCCGGTCACTGGGCGGGCAGCGGTCATTTGCAATACGGTCAATCGCGCCATTCAGGTGTATAGAACACTTAAACGTTGCTTGGAACCTGCCGAATGGGTGGTCGAACTCTTCCATGCCAGGACATTGGCATGCTGGCGTCAGCAGACGGAAGAGTCGGTTATGAAGCACTACGGTAAAAATTCCAGTCGAGACGGAAAGCGAATTTTGGTAGCTACTCAAGTCATCGAACAAAGCATTGACTTGGACTTTGATTGGATGGCAACGGACTTGGCCCCTGTCGACTTAATCCTTCAACGCATGGGCCGGTTATGGCGTCATTATAGGAGCGAGCGGCCCATCCCTTTTCCACACTTGTGCATCTTGGCCGATGAGGATGCCGACGGCATCGTGCAGTTGCCTAACCATAGGGCCAACATATATGAGCCCTATATCTTGTACCGCACATACCTAGCGATCCGATGGCTCGAACATATCGATTACGCTGCAGATATTGACAGGCTGGTTCAGTTGGTTTATAGCGGCGAAATGACCCCGCCGGACCAGCGATGGGATCTATTGATGGAAACGCACAGGCAAAACATGATCGATCGCCGCAATGAGTTATTGGCCCAAGCGGAAACGGTGCTGTTGCCCGACCCGAAACAGGGGGCGCGAGCGATTCTTCGGCCGGGCAATACCGCTGAGCATAACGACATCGAACTCATTGACGACGATGACCCCAAAGTCCACAGAACGGTGCGCGCAGCCACTCGTATCGGGGATCCTTCCATCCTGTTGATTTGCGTTGGCGAACTGGAGGACGGCACAGCGCTTGCCCCGTTTTCTGCATGCGTTCCCGACTTGTCTCAGGTGAAGGAATTGATGCGCTTTAGCGTTTCCGTTTCCAGTAAAAAGATATTTCAAGCCGCAATCGACTTGGAGCCTCCCGATGAGTGGAGGAGTGTTCCCATGCTTCGGCATGCTCGATTGGTGCGCTTTGAACGCGGCGTTGCCCAAATCGGAAAAACGAGTGTACGACTGTCGAAACAGGAAGGACTCCAATGGAACGCACCGGATCAGGAGGTGGTCGTCGATGCCGACATTTAATCTCGTTGATCAGCCATGGATACCCTGTGTGGATACCAGCGGAAAGAGAAAGCAAGTCGGGTTGGAGGAAGTCATCGTAGACGCCGGTGGATTGCGAGAGATCGAAGGAAACAACCCTCTCGAGGTTCCTGCGCTGCTCCGGTTGATTGAGGCCATATTGTACCGGGCAATCGGTGTGGCGACAGAAGCAGAATGGCTTGAACTATGGACAAATGGAAAATTTCCTTCAGACAAGGTGAAGGATTACTTTAACCGGCATAGAGACGGTTTTGATTTGTTTGGGCCTCGACCCTTTTATCAGATTCCCGGCTTGGTGATGAAAGGCAAGAGCGGGTTGAGTCGGTTGGCCCATGAACTATCGACAGGGAACAATGCGACTCTCTTCGACCACAACGTGGATGACGTGCTTTTGGAAGTCGATTTTGCCGCCGCCGCTCGCATGTTGGTTGTCGGACAGGCCTTTGCGCTTGGGTTCGGGAAAGCCAGTACGGCGCAGATTGACGGAGAGGAAGTGCTGCGTCCCTATCTCGCTGACGGCGCTGCGTTGAGGGGATTTACGTTATGGTTACACGGCAACAACCTCTTTGAAACCTGTATGCTCAATCTAGTTCCGTCTCTTCGGGCCGCTGAAGATACTGTGCCCTGGGAAAGCACAAAACCGATGGAAAAAACGGACAGGGTGGTTGGGAAGAAAAGAATCGTACATAAGGTTTCTAGTGTGGCTGACTTATATACGATGCAGTCGCGTTTCATTCGACTGTTGCCGGATGAAGACGGACGAGTCCGAATGATGTATTTCACGCAAGGTCGCTCATTGGACAAAGACAAGCCGTTTAATGATCCGATGAAAGTCTATGTGCAAAGCAAGGAGGAGGGCATTTATCCGTTAGGACTTCGTGCCGATAAGGCCGCTTGGCGTGATCTCCATACCTTTTTCCAAGTCGGTTCCTTACGGAACAAAATTATCGAGTTTATTGCACAACTGATCGAAGATGACATATTGCCGAGGGAGACACGGTTTTCGGTCAACCTTTCCGGTCTGGCCACAGACCCAGGAAAAGCTGGCAAGTTTCTGCTTTGGCGACAGGAACACTATTCAATCCCGGCTAAAATTATTCAAAATCCGGATCTTGTGTCCACGATGGGAATGGCGATTCGCGCTGCCGAAGAAGTGGCCGTCGATTTGCGCAATCGTTTGAGGATGGTTGTCAAAGATTTCATTCGGCCAGAGGGGGAGGCAGAGTCAACGAGTGTAAAAAAAGATGTAAATACCGTGATAGATTCGTTAAACCCGACAAATCAGTACTGGGCAAGGCTTGAAGGAAAGTTTGCCGGATTTCTCAATCGTTTGCCCACTGACGGTGATGCAGCGCTGTCCGATTGGTATCGTCAAGTGGAAACCCAAGCGGGATGTTCTTTTCATGAGATTTGTCATCTCCTCGGTGAATCCCCGAGGGTCTGGAGAGCCATCGCGAGACACAGCGATAAATTTACAGCCGACTTGTCTTTGCGTCAGGAAAAAAAGGATGC harbors:
- the cas3 gene encoding CRISPR-associated helicase Cas3'; translation: MGTQETAHPPCELEQLLSPWGKAKSNDFSNYHPILYHMADVAHVAHLLYQSILTPSVRRIIAAELGLTESQTGRFISLLAGEHDIGKVSSFQFRSPIVKEILANTELNIVHPDYQPHGVITEYVLSRIDEPCITGWNCGKRLKRALARLTAGHHGRFPKDTQLSLGRNADGGEPWAKIRKNLLFQLTRMFEEAPPIEIKVSDLTEAGLVPIIAGLITVADWIASSEAFFPYEPLQPIHEYPAISRARAEKAVSSVGWKQTIDKVTTHERTAASFEELFGFSPNEMQKTVADIVEVSDCPKLIIIEAAMGEGKTEAALYVVERLLAQGFAQGMYLALPTLATSNAMFDRVRDYLGKKAAQNSVRFNLQLVHSGKLLSDSFEELRMATIDESDEGNVVAEEWFVGQKRSLLAPFGVGTIDQALLGTLQVKHWFVRLFGLAGKVVIVDEVHAYDVYTNELLKNLLSWLRRIGCTVLLLSATLPHEKRGQLLQAWGAVQYSEYCAYPRVTVVQQDRSLTKTFSPPAKKQPVKMTFHKTNPTALAVMIDKELPVTGRAAVICNTVNRAIQVYRTLKRCLEPAEWVVELFHARTLACWRQQTEESVMKHYGKNSSRDGKRILVATQVIEQSIDLDFDWMATDLAPVDLILQRMGRLWRHYRSERPIPFPHLCILADEDADGIVQLPNHRANIYEPYILYRTYLAIRWLEHIDYAADIDRLVQLVYSGEMTPPDQRWDLLMETHRQNMIDRRNELLAQAETVLLPDPKQGARAILRPGNTAEHNDIELIDDDDPKVHRTVRAATRIGDPSILLICVGELEDGTALAPFSACVPDLSQVKELMRFSVSVSSKKIFQAAIDLEPPDEWRSVPMLRHARLVRFERGVAQIGKTSVRLSKQEGLQWNAPDQEVVVDADI
- the casA gene encoding type I-E CRISPR-associated protein Cse1/CasA — encoded protein: MPTFNLVDQPWIPCVDTSGKRKQVGLEEVIVDAGGLREIEGNNPLEVPALLRLIEAILYRAIGVATEAEWLELWTNGKFPSDKVKDYFNRHRDGFDLFGPRPFYQIPGLVMKGKSGLSRLAHELSTGNNATLFDHNVDDVLLEVDFAAAARMLVVGQAFALGFGKASTAQIDGEEVLRPYLADGAALRGFTLWLHGNNLFETCMLNLVPSLRAAEDTVPWESTKPMEKTDRVVGKKRIVHKVSSVADLYTMQSRFIRLLPDEDGRVRMMYFTQGRSLDKDKPFNDPMKVYVQSKEEGIYPLGLRADKAAWRDLHTFFQVGSLRNKIIEFIAQLIEDDILPRETRFSVNLSGLATDPGKAGKFLLWRQEHYSIPAKIIQNPDLVSTMGMAIRAAEEVAVDLRNRLRMVVKDFIRPEGEAESTSVKKDVNTVIDSLNPTNQYWARLEGKFAGFLNRLPTDGDAALSDWYRQVETQAGCSFHEICHLLGESPRVWRAIARHSDKFTADLSLRQEKKDARKKRSRKEGTGK